The Pseudodesulfovibrio sp. zrk46 genome contains a region encoding:
- a CDS encoding glycosyl transferase family 2, which yields MSISLIPRYTNAVLDFDFKDNAETTTRVAVAQEEMDTFAERTHKLFAKSGANNLVLFGLGSGAAALTLAEALPDGARLIICETDTAAVRTFLETNPTWKEDEGRTCVIGDISLWAQFYLLTMSGATTESSHTVLNPELNDDDKARYQSLQRLFVSARSHQAINSSYLSHVAVQAPDMSVGVILNPEEPELDTFFAQFPDWVKEIVVVWDAEEVPETDFRCAAPIKHFAHPLTDFSEQRNRMLDECEGDWVLYLDGDELFSEDTWALFTALMLIKRLQACYFPRMTFYPEESDCKVGFGLWPDLQLRLFRNHEGVRFERPVHEKLTGIEGRVALALDAPILHYSRLRKTPEELVAKLKRFDEAADDRVQHLLNDDYPHIKRSRFPEASFIQGALQVMLLEENPA from the coding sequence ATGAGCATCTCTCTGATCCCCCGATATACCAATGCGGTCCTCGACTTTGACTTCAAGGACAACGCCGAAACGACCACACGCGTTGCGGTTGCCCAAGAAGAAATGGATACATTTGCCGAACGTACACACAAACTTTTCGCCAAAAGCGGCGCTAACAACCTTGTGCTCTTCGGCCTTGGATCAGGCGCAGCCGCATTGACTCTGGCAGAAGCACTTCCTGACGGTGCTCGCCTCATTATCTGTGAAACTGACACCGCTGCGGTGCGCACTTTTCTCGAAACCAACCCTACATGGAAGGAAGATGAAGGACGCACCTGCGTCATCGGTGACATTTCTCTCTGGGCCCAGTTTTACCTGCTGACCATGTCCGGAGCCACCACCGAATCAAGCCATACTGTGCTCAATCCAGAGTTGAACGATGATGACAAGGCTCGCTACCAGTCTCTGCAGCGTCTCTTTGTTTCGGCCCGTTCCCATCAGGCCATCAACAGCTCTTACCTCAGCCACGTTGCCGTGCAGGCACCGGATATGAGCGTCGGCGTCATTCTCAACCCGGAAGAGCCTGAGTTGGATACTTTTTTCGCACAGTTCCCTGACTGGGTAAAAGAGATCGTGGTTGTCTGGGATGCAGAAGAAGTGCCTGAGACCGATTTCAGGTGCGCTGCTCCTATTAAACATTTCGCACACCCGCTCACCGATTTTTCCGAGCAACGCAACCGAATGCTGGATGAATGTGAAGGCGATTGGGTACTCTACCTTGACGGCGACGAACTGTTCAGCGAAGACACTTGGGCATTATTTACCGCACTCATGCTCATCAAACGGCTTCAAGCATGCTACTTCCCGCGGATGACCTTCTACCCCGAAGAATCCGACTGCAAAGTAGGCTTCGGCCTCTGGCCCGACCTGCAACTGCGTCTCTTCCGCAATCATGAAGGCGTGCGGTTCGAACGTCCCGTCCATGAAAAGCTCACAGGCATCGAAGGTCGCGTGGCTCTTGCGCTGGATGCCCCTATTCTGCACTACAGCCGACTGCGTAAAACACCTGAAGAACTGGTCGCCAAGCTCAAACGATTTGACGAAGCCGCAGACGACAGAGTTCAACACCTCCTCAACGACGACTATCCACACATAAAGCGAAGCCGCTTCCCCGAAGCCTCTTTCATCCAGGGCGCACTCCAGGTCATGCTGCTTGAGGAGAACCCCGCCTAA
- a CDS encoding Yip1 family protein: MEESTPAAPTAQPEPTAKAAPAAKKDLRQSTLPGIEPIEPAEEPAEQEAPVVQEPAAPASEERTFPRISAPDEDPREELWEKLDTMTPPDASAEAQEEFYDDRHMDRDEDDHLYEGDDTMPSQYYRNEDNDPEPVPGWTGEFSEDFPDPMDDELQEEKEDQNTPLVPPPFEQLDRYGFFLGLYMTIKLILTSPRLFFSVMPVGGGLAKPLTFTILITMIQGFVQYFWSMVGLSTSVGPDGADAMAGVSQTLAPIVMLLFMPALIAAGQFFITAVYHLLLKLMRADNSGFEGTFRALAYANAPIIVGIFPMPMPEIELGWMFCAAIWGLFLTITGLRYIHKTSYAKVIPVCLIPLLLAMIAGLMVFQSSMPTI; this comes from the coding sequence TTGGAAGAGTCTACTCCTGCAGCTCCGACCGCTCAACCGGAACCGACTGCCAAGGCAGCTCCGGCAGCGAAAAAAGATTTGCGTCAGAGCACTCTGCCGGGGATTGAACCGATAGAGCCTGCTGAGGAACCTGCCGAGCAGGAAGCTCCTGTTGTGCAAGAGCCTGCAGCTCCCGCCTCCGAGGAAAGAACGTTCCCGAGGATTTCCGCACCCGACGAAGACCCTAGAGAGGAGCTCTGGGAAAAGCTCGACACCATGACGCCCCCTGATGCATCTGCTGAAGCACAGGAAGAATTCTACGATGACAGGCACATGGACCGAGATGAGGACGACCACCTCTACGAGGGTGACGACACCATGCCGTCCCAATACTATCGTAATGAGGACAACGATCCCGAACCGGTTCCCGGCTGGACAGGAGAATTCAGCGAAGATTTTCCAGATCCCATGGACGATGAATTGCAGGAGGAAAAAGAGGATCAAAACACACCTCTGGTTCCTCCGCCTTTTGAACAGCTCGACCGCTATGGTTTCTTCCTTGGTCTGTACATGACCATCAAGCTGATCCTGACCTCTCCCCGCCTCTTCTTCTCTGTCATGCCGGTGGGCGGTGGATTGGCAAAGCCTCTGACCTTCACGATCCTGATCACCATGATCCAGGGCTTCGTGCAGTACTTCTGGAGCATGGTCGGGCTTTCCACCTCTGTTGGGCCTGATGGAGCCGACGCCATGGCAGGCGTTTCCCAAACGCTGGCCCCCATCGTTATGCTTCTGTTCATGCCTGCACTCATTGCTGCTGGACAGTTTTTCATCACTGCCGTTTACCATTTACTGCTCAAACTCATGCGAGCAGACAACAGCGGCTTTGAAGGGACATTCCGTGCTCTGGCATATGCCAACGCACCCATCATTGTCGGCATCTTTCCAATGCCCATGCCTGAAATCGAATTGGGCTGGATGTTCTGTGCCGCCATTTGGGGGCTGTTCTTGACGATAACCGGCCTGCGTTACATTCACAAAACTTCCTACGCAAAAGTCATCCCGGTCTGTCTCATCCCCCTGCTTCTCGCCATGATCGCAGGATTGATGGTTTTCCAAAGCTCAATGCCTACCATCTAG
- a CDS encoding OmpA family protein codes for MKKAILFLLLLTMTACAYVDPTINDSIKVYTDTAVRKSSLQVAVHPKSKQYRPLTAYFHPFVIQQQNSDYFQLSNAFAEIFNNAWLEERLFTIQEFQSGTPYQGLDAALDRARRRGADLLILGYVPYFYAGHTVDDTAITIKLNVYAAGNGALLWSMVQSGRIESKNPDDYIYFTHEHRLSTAPFTKIIRSIAKDMAIPLKGWLPDPDKKFQFAKSARDVEANLTTPEAAMTGAGENDAKKMPSDNDLPSDDKMQDKGNKDSDESVRPDVKGVNLDIQFEFNKASIDPKSYALVDAVGEALNSPELKGKKIIIAGHADQRGTDAYNLKLSKNRADSVKQYLVNKWGVDPALVETVGYGKSRPLNQGSTAEDMRMNRRVELRLSE; via the coding sequence ATGAAAAAAGCGATACTTTTCTTACTGTTACTAACAATGACGGCGTGCGCATATGTGGACCCGACAATCAATGATTCCATCAAGGTCTACACTGACACAGCTGTCAGGAAGTCGTCACTCCAAGTGGCGGTGCACCCCAAGAGCAAACAATATCGCCCCTTGACTGCGTACTTCCATCCCTTTGTCATTCAGCAGCAGAACAGCGACTATTTCCAACTAAGCAATGCATTTGCTGAGATCTTCAACAACGCCTGGTTGGAAGAACGTCTCTTCACCATTCAGGAATTCCAATCCGGCACTCCCTATCAGGGGCTGGATGCTGCTTTGGATAGAGCCCGCAGACGTGGCGCCGACCTGCTCATCTTGGGCTATGTCCCATATTTTTATGCTGGTCACACTGTAGATGACACGGCCATCACCATTAAACTCAACGTATATGCTGCTGGAAATGGCGCTCTGCTCTGGTCAATGGTCCAATCTGGACGCATTGAAAGCAAGAACCCTGATGACTACATCTACTTCACCCATGAGCACCGTTTAAGCACTGCCCCGTTTACAAAAATCATACGAAGCATTGCAAAGGACATGGCTATCCCCCTCAAGGGTTGGCTCCCTGATCCGGACAAGAAGTTTCAGTTTGCCAAATCAGCTCGAGACGTAGAGGCGAACCTTACCACACCCGAGGCAGCTATGACTGGCGCAGGTGAAAACGACGCCAAGAAGATGCCAAGTGATAACGACCTTCCCTCAGATGATAAAATGCAGGACAAAGGCAATAAAGATTCAGATGAATCTGTCCGCCCAGATGTCAAAGGCGTGAATCTAGACATCCAGTTCGAGTTTAACAAGGCAAGCATTGATCCCAAGTCCTACGCTTTGGTGGACGCCGTCGGTGAAGCCCTTAACTCTCCGGAGCTCAAGGGTAAAAAAATCATTATTGCCGGACATGCAGATCAACGCGGAACAGATGCCTACAACCTAAAGCTCTCAAAAAATCGCGCTGATTCGGTCAAACAATATCTTGTCAATAAATGGGGTGTTGATCCGGCTCTTGTTGAGACAGTTGGATACGGAAAATCCCGCCCCCTGAACCAGGGTTCGACCGCAGAAGACATGCGTATGAACCGCCGAGTAGAGCTGCGCCTGTCAGAGTAG
- the ahbC gene encoding 12,18-didecarboxysiroheme deacetylase — translation MIGISKLYCGAVEPSDALRYNRESGQLPSHLLQFAKDKKPVVVWNMTQRCNLKCVHCYAHAVDPSAHKDPISNEKAKEIIDDLAQFGAPVMLFSGGEPLVREDLVDLAKYATSKGMRAVISTNGTLITKKKAKELKEVGLSYVGISIDGAEEVHDKFRAVPGSYKQALKGVENCMAEGLKVGLRFTINKRNAPEIPHLFRLIEDMEIPRICFYHLVYSGRGSELIKEDLNHQETRQVVDLIMDETRALFEKGKPKEVLTVDNHADGPHVYHRLLKEDPERAKEVLELLKMNEGNSTGRGIGCISWDGQVHADQFMRHHTFGNVLERPFSEIWVDENIELLHKLKDKRPYVKGRCAKCRYLNICGGNFRARAEAYYDDFWAQDPACYLTDEEITGEPL, via the coding sequence ATGATTGGTATTTCCAAACTCTACTGCGGTGCCGTGGAGCCTTCCGACGCGCTTCGCTACAACCGCGAGTCCGGCCAACTGCCTTCCCACCTTTTGCAGTTCGCCAAAGATAAAAAGCCCGTTGTGGTCTGGAACATGACCCAGCGCTGCAACCTCAAATGTGTGCACTGCTACGCTCACGCCGTAGATCCCAGCGCTCACAAAGACCCTATTTCTAATGAGAAAGCCAAAGAGATCATCGATGACCTCGCCCAGTTCGGCGCACCGGTCATGCTCTTCTCCGGCGGCGAACCTCTGGTTCGTGAAGATCTGGTGGACCTGGCCAAGTATGCCACTTCCAAGGGCATGCGCGCCGTTATCTCCACCAATGGAACCCTCATCACCAAAAAGAAGGCCAAGGAACTGAAAGAAGTTGGTCTCTCCTACGTCGGCATCTCCATTGACGGCGCAGAAGAAGTTCACGACAAGTTCCGTGCTGTTCCCGGTTCCTACAAGCAGGCTCTCAAGGGCGTTGAAAACTGTATGGCAGAAGGCCTGAAGGTCGGTCTTCGTTTCACCATCAACAAGCGTAACGCTCCTGAAATCCCGCACCTCTTCCGTCTCATCGAAGACATGGAAATCCCCCGCATCTGCTTCTACCACCTGGTTTACTCCGGTCGTGGTTCCGAGCTGATCAAGGAAGACCTGAACCACCAGGAAACCCGTCAGGTCGTCGACCTGATCATGGACGAGACCAGGGCGCTCTTCGAGAAGGGCAAGCCCAAAGAAGTCCTGACTGTCGACAACCACGCTGACGGCCCCCACGTGTACCACCGTCTCCTCAAGGAAGACCCGGAACGCGCCAAGGAAGTGCTCGAACTCCTCAAGATGAACGAAGGCAACTCCACCGGTCGCGGCATCGGCTGCATCTCCTGGGATGGTCAGGTTCACGCTGACCAGTTCATGCGCCACCATACCTTCGGCAACGTGCTGGAACGCCCGTTCTCCGAAATCTGGGTGGACGAGAACATTGAACTGCTGCACAAGCTCAAGGACAAGCGCCCCTACGTTAAGGGTCGCTGCGCCAAGTGCCGCTACCTCAACATCTGCGGTGGTAACTTCCGCGCCCGTGCCGAAGCATACTACGATGACTTCTGGGCACAGGATCCCGCCTGTTACCTCACCGACGAAGAAATCACCGGCGAACCGCTGTAA
- the hemB gene encoding porphobilinogen synthase, whose translation MIPSDFFRGRRLRTSLTMRELVRENEVTASDLIMPYFVVETEDENFMKEIVSMPGQYQLSLKQLEKKVGEAVANGLKSCILFGIPAEKDEVGSGAYDDNGIVQKAIRLLKDRWPELIVCADTCLCEFTSHGHCGIVKNEFVQNDPTLNLLAKTAVSQARAGADIIAPSDMMDGRVAAIREALDEAGFINTPIMSYAVKYASAFYGPFRDAAESAPQFGDRKTYQMDPANGREAMREAVADLEEGADILMVKPGMPYLDIIRQVRDNFDTPVAAYQVSGEYSMIKAAALNGWIDEMNVIMESLVAFKRAGADLILTYFTEDVLKALKK comes from the coding sequence ATGATTCCTTCCGATTTTTTCCGCGGCCGTCGACTCCGCACCAGCCTCACCATGCGTGAACTGGTTCGCGAGAACGAGGTCACGGCCAGTGACTTGATAATGCCCTATTTCGTGGTGGAGACCGAAGACGAAAACTTCATGAAAGAAATCGTCTCCATGCCCGGCCAGTATCAGCTCTCTCTCAAGCAGCTTGAGAAGAAGGTTGGTGAAGCCGTCGCCAACGGTCTCAAATCCTGCATCCTCTTCGGAATCCCCGCCGAAAAGGACGAAGTAGGTTCTGGTGCCTATGATGACAACGGCATTGTCCAGAAGGCCATTCGCCTTCTCAAGGACCGCTGGCCCGAGCTCATCGTCTGCGCCGACACCTGCCTTTGCGAATTCACCTCCCACGGCCATTGCGGCATCGTGAAGAATGAGTTCGTGCAGAACGACCCCACCCTGAACCTGCTGGCCAAGACTGCAGTTTCTCAGGCCCGCGCAGGCGCTGATATCATCGCACCTTCCGATATGATGGACGGCCGTGTTGCCGCCATTCGCGAAGCACTTGACGAAGCAGGCTTCATCAACACCCCGATCATGTCCTATGCGGTCAAATACGCTTCCGCATTTTACGGCCCGTTCCGTGATGCTGCTGAATCTGCACCGCAGTTCGGTGACCGCAAGACATATCAGATGGACCCGGCCAACGGCCGTGAAGCCATGCGCGAAGCTGTGGCCGACCTTGAAGAGGGTGCCGACATCCTTATGGTTAAGCCCGGCATGCCCTACCTCGACATCATCCGTCAGGTACGCGACAACTTTGATACTCCCGTGGCGGCCTACCAGGTCAGCGGTGAGTACTCGATGATCAAGGCCGCAGCACTGAATGGCTGGATCGACGAGATGAACGTGATTATGGAATCTCTGGTCGCCTTCAAGCGTGCCGGAGCAGACCTGATTCTCACTTACTTCACTGAAGACGTTTTGAAAGCCCTGAAAAAATAA
- the ahbD gene encoding heme b synthase yields the protein MSEHKGHPGGMGGCPPEGHPGGHPGGHPHGKGGHPGGAHPGAETAPKRFLDDGVTPICRLIAWEVTRSCNLACKHCRAEAHPEPYEGELSTEEAKALIDTFPDVGSPIIIFTGGEPMMRHDVYELIAYAKGKGMRCVMAPNGTLITPETAAKMKEAGIERCSISIDAPEAIQHDEFRGEVGAFDAAMRGIQYLKDVGIEFQINTTVTKNNLHLFKDIFNLCEEIGASAWHIFLLVPTGRAVELGTEVITAEEYEDVLNWFYDFRKTTDMQLKATCAPHYHRILRQRAKEEGTPVNFENFGLDAVSRGCLGGIGFCFISHRGQVQPCGYLELDCGQVRETPFPEIWKQSQQFLNLRNPDVYDGKCGHCEYEKVCGGCRARAQTMKGHYLKEEPLCSYTPKKQPKK from the coding sequence ATGAGCGAACATAAAGGACATCCCGGAGGCATGGGCGGTTGCCCTCCTGAAGGCCATCCCGGCGGCCACCCCGGCGGGCATCCTCACGGTAAAGGCGGCCACCCCGGCGGCGCACATCCCGGTGCAGAGACTGCACCCAAACGTTTCCTTGATGATGGCGTCACCCCGATCTGCCGACTCATCGCGTGGGAAGTAACCCGTTCCTGCAACCTTGCCTGCAAGCACTGCCGCGCAGAGGCACACCCGGAACCGTACGAAGGCGAACTGTCCACCGAAGAGGCAAAAGCTCTCATCGATACATTCCCGGATGTAGGTTCCCCCATCATCATTTTCACCGGTGGCGAACCCATGATGCGCCACGACGTGTATGAACTCATTGCCTATGCCAAAGGCAAGGGCATGCGTTGTGTCATGGCTCCCAACGGCACGCTGATCACCCCTGAGACAGCCGCCAAGATGAAAGAAGCTGGCATTGAACGTTGCTCCATCTCCATCGACGCCCCTGAAGCTATCCAGCACGATGAGTTCCGTGGCGAAGTGGGCGCTTTCGATGCAGCCATGCGCGGCATCCAGTATCTGAAAGATGTTGGCATCGAATTCCAGATCAACACCACCGTCACCAAGAACAACCTCCATCTCTTCAAAGACATTTTCAATCTGTGCGAAGAGATCGGCGCTTCCGCCTGGCACATCTTCCTGCTCGTGCCCACCGGCCGTGCTGTGGAGCTTGGCACCGAAGTCATCACAGCCGAAGAGTATGAAGACGTACTCAACTGGTTCTACGACTTCCGCAAGACCACTGACATGCAGCTCAAGGCTACCTGTGCTCCGCACTACCACCGCATCCTGCGCCAGCGCGCCAAGGAAGAAGGTACTCCGGTCAACTTCGAGAACTTCGGCCTGGACGCCGTGTCTCGCGGTTGTCTCGGCGGCATCGGCTTCTGCTTCATCTCGCACCGTGGTCAGGTGCAGCCATGCGGCTATCTGGAGCTCGACTGTGGACAGGTTCGCGAGACCCCGTTCCCGGAAATCTGGAAGCAGTCCCAGCAATTCCTGAACCTGCGCAACCCCGACGTTTATGACGGCAAGTGCGGACACTGTGAATACGAGAAGGTATGCGGCGGCTGCCGTGCCCGCGCCCAGACCATGAAGGGCCACTACCTGAAAGAGGAACCGCTCTGCTCCTACACCCCGAAAAAGCAGCCCAAGAAATAA
- a CDS encoding AsnC family transcriptional regulator gives MDNYDKQILDIIQSHFPLVSRPYEEVGKQVGLPEAEVLERVRDLKKAGVIRRMGANFTSKALGWQSTLCAASCPEDKLEEFVAEVNKHDGVTHNYLRENEFNVWFALIAPDMDAVEAILASITEATGVKVLNLPADKMFKIKVDFKMDK, from the coding sequence ATGGATAATTACGACAAGCAAATTCTTGATATCATCCAGTCCCACTTCCCGCTGGTTTCCCGTCCTTACGAAGAAGTCGGCAAACAAGTCGGGCTTCCCGAAGCAGAAGTGCTGGAACGTGTTCGCGACCTGAAAAAGGCAGGCGTCATCCGCCGCATGGGAGCGAACTTCACCTCCAAGGCTCTGGGCTGGCAGTCCACTCTGTGCGCAGCCTCGTGCCCGGAGGACAAGCTTGAAGAATTCGTTGCCGAAGTGAACAAACACGACGGCGTGACGCACAACTATCTGCGTGAGAATGAGTTCAACGTCTGGTTCGCCCTGATCGCTCCGGATATGGATGCTGTCGAAGCAATTCTGGCCTCCATCACCGAAGCCACTGGCGTCAAGGTGCTGAACTTGCCCGCGGACAAGATGTTCAAGATCAAAGTCGACTTCAAGATGGACAAATAG
- a CDS encoding transporter substrate-binding domain-containing protein, protein MEVRDKFRLIDGFRLLCLSIAVVFFMIGGVNAAEFTVYVGRVAPFTMVAHNGEVTGAAVDLMVNVMQMAGRPIDRSQVKNISWARAVYEVEHTPDSMVFCMARTPQREDKYKWVGPIAELNLGLLGKKEPRIEITNNSEVAAYRIGVVRNSGPMQILEDVYEIPHSKLTLLPSDTAQFKMLAQGRVDLITQADTAAPDWLAKLNMDQSDYEMVHVMKKLQLYAAFNKETDDAFINKAQAALDAIKADCGAKKKPCALQKYLKDGPIPLQQPR, encoded by the coding sequence ATGGAAGTAAGGGATAAATTTCGTTTAATTGATGGATTTCGACTGCTGTGTCTCTCTATTGCAGTCGTTTTCTTTATGATTGGTGGTGTGAATGCTGCTGAGTTTACCGTCTATGTTGGGCGAGTGGCTCCTTTTACCATGGTCGCTCACAATGGTGAGGTCACCGGAGCTGCCGTGGATTTGATGGTAAATGTCATGCAAATGGCTGGGCGCCCCATTGATCGTAGTCAGGTCAAGAACATCAGTTGGGCTCGTGCTGTCTATGAGGTGGAGCATACGCCTGACTCAATGGTTTTTTGTATGGCCAGAACGCCACAGCGCGAGGATAAGTATAAGTGGGTTGGGCCGATAGCTGAATTGAATCTAGGTCTGTTAGGGAAAAAAGAACCTCGGATTGAGATAACGAATAATAGTGAAGTTGCAGCATACCGTATAGGTGTGGTGCGCAATAGCGGCCCCATGCAGATTCTTGAAGATGTATACGAAATTCCTCACTCCAAGCTTACACTGCTTCCAAGTGATACTGCTCAGTTTAAAATGCTCGCTCAAGGCCGGGTTGATTTGATCACACAAGCTGATACGGCTGCCCCTGATTGGTTGGCAAAACTGAACATGGACCAGAGTGATTATGAAATGGTGCATGTGATGAAAAAACTGCAACTCTATGCTGCTTTCAACAAAGAGACTGATGATGCGTTCATCAATAAGGCACAAGCTGCACTGGATGCGATAAAGGCTGATTGTGGTGCTAAAAAGAAGCCCTGTGCTCTTCAAAAATATTTGAAGGATGGTCCAATTCCACTTCAGCAACCCAGATAA
- the rpe gene encoding ribulose-phosphate 3-epimerase, with protein sequence MILSPSMLSSDFANMETELKALEAAGLEWVHLDVMDGSFVPNITFGPPIIKAMRKKSNLFFDCHLMIKDPGRYIEEFANAGADLICVHAETSDHLERVCAQIAATGAKPAVALNPHTPLETIKYLIPQLYMVLIMSVNPGFGGQKFIPFCLDKVRELKQMITEAGSDTLIQIDGGVTAENAKELTDAGVDVLVSGSAFFGFPPYEERHKVFQDACK encoded by the coding sequence ATGATACTTTCCCCCTCCATGCTTTCCTCGGATTTCGCCAATATGGAAACCGAGCTGAAGGCTCTGGAAGCTGCGGGCCTCGAGTGGGTCCACCTTGACGTCATGGACGGCTCGTTCGTCCCCAACATCACTTTTGGTCCGCCCATCATCAAGGCCATGCGCAAGAAGTCCAATCTTTTCTTCGACTGCCACCTGATGATCAAGGATCCGGGTCGCTACATTGAGGAATTCGCCAACGCAGGTGCAGACCTCATCTGCGTTCATGCCGAAACCAGCGACCACCTGGAGCGAGTTTGTGCCCAGATCGCTGCCACCGGCGCCAAACCTGCCGTAGCCCTGAATCCACACACTCCGCTGGAGACAATCAAGTACCTGATTCCTCAGCTCTACATGGTCCTCATCATGTCCGTGAACCCCGGTTTCGGTGGCCAGAAGTTCATCCCCTTCTGTCTGGACAAGGTGCGCGAACTCAAGCAGATGATCACTGAGGCCGGTTCCGACACCCTCATTCAAATCGACGGCGGTGTCACTGCTGAAAATGCCAAGGAACTGACCGATGCCGGTGTTGACGTACTCGTCTCCGGTTCTGCCTTTTTCGGCTTCCCGCCCTACGAAGAACGCCACAAGGTATTCCAGGACGCCTGCAAGTAG
- a CDS encoding ATP-binding cassette domain-containing protein, which produces MAVVSLRDVSINFTGTILLDKVSMQIEPGERVCLLGRNGEGKSTLLGIIQGTTVPDNGAVDYAKGSRVAMLPQDVPQDLGGLVYDVVAQGLGKIGEHLSAYHHASRSLTDAIDNHDKHVAAMERAQHALEDAGGWHHHQTIEAVLSHLKLDGDEEFDTLSGGTKRRALLARALVSGPDLLILDEPTNHLDIESITWLEDFLLRQNTALLFVTHDRAFLRRIATRIVELDRGNLYSWDCDYETYLKRKEADLEAEAKQNHNFDRKLAEEETWIRQGIKARRTRNMGRVRDLIKMRDERKARRERTGSVKMVIQEADRTGKLVVEAKDICHGYDDKVLIGDFSTAIMRGDKVGLIGPNGAGKTTLLNILLGELKPQTGSIRHGVNLQISYFDQLREQLDESKSARYNVADGNDFVDINGHRRHVMSHLKNFLFTPDRAKVPVSVLSGGERNRLLLARLFTRPSNVLVLDEPTNDLDAETLDLLEELLMDYPGTLLLVSHDRAFLNNVVTSSIAFEGDGQVAEYVGGYDDWLRQRPERKPEPVKACKPKVEPTPDAKPKKKKLSYKEKYELEQKREQLKTMPALIEKLETELEALHTKMADPNYFKHSADEMASDQNRLETLEKELESAYETWEELEAALEGVELD; this is translated from the coding sequence ATGGCTGTAGTTTCCCTGCGCGACGTATCCATCAACTTCACCGGCACTATCCTGCTGGATAAAGTGTCCATGCAAATCGAACCGGGTGAGCGGGTCTGCCTGCTCGGCCGTAACGGTGAAGGTAAATCCACTCTACTCGGCATTATTCAGGGTACCACTGTTCCGGACAATGGTGCCGTAGATTACGCAAAGGGCTCCCGCGTGGCCATGCTGCCTCAGGATGTTCCGCAAGACCTTGGCGGCTTGGTATACGATGTGGTAGCGCAGGGCCTCGGCAAGATCGGCGAACACCTGTCCGCATATCACCACGCCTCGCGCTCCCTGACAGATGCCATTGATAATCACGACAAACACGTGGCAGCAATGGAACGAGCACAGCATGCTCTGGAAGATGCAGGCGGATGGCACCATCACCAGACAATCGAGGCTGTCCTCTCTCACCTCAAGCTGGACGGTGACGAAGAATTCGACACTCTCTCCGGTGGAACAAAGCGCCGCGCCCTGCTCGCTCGTGCTCTGGTTTCCGGGCCAGACCTGCTCATTCTCGATGAACCTACCAACCACTTGGACATCGAATCCATCACATGGCTGGAAGATTTCTTGCTGCGCCAGAACACTGCGCTGCTCTTCGTCACCCACGACCGCGCTTTTCTGAGGCGCATAGCTACACGCATCGTGGAGTTGGACCGTGGCAACCTTTATAGCTGGGACTGCGACTACGAGACCTACCTCAAACGAAAGGAAGCCGACCTCGAAGCCGAGGCCAAGCAGAACCACAACTTCGACCGTAAGCTGGCCGAAGAGGAAACGTGGATTCGTCAGGGGATCAAGGCACGCCGCACCCGTAACATGGGCCGTGTCCGCGACCTGATCAAGATGCGCGATGAACGCAAGGCGCGTCGAGAACGCACCGGATCGGTCAAGATGGTCATCCAGGAAGCCGACCGCACCGGCAAGCTGGTTGTCGAAGCCAAGGACATTTGTCACGGCTACGACGACAAAGTGCTCATTGGGGACTTTTCCACTGCCATTATGCGCGGTGACAAAGTTGGTCTGATCGGCCCCAATGGTGCGGGCAAAACCACCCTGCTCAATATCTTGCTGGGAGAACTCAAACCCCAGACCGGCTCCATCCGCCACGGCGTGAACCTGCAGATCAGCTACTTTGACCAGCTTCGCGAACAGCTTGATGAGAGCAAGTCTGCCCGCTACAATGTAGCCGACGGCAATGACTTCGTGGACATTAACGGCCATCGACGCCACGTCATGAGCCATCTCAAGAATTTCCTGTTCACACCGGACCGCGCCAAGGTCCCAGTTTCTGTTCTTTCTGGTGGTGAGCGAAATCGCCTGCTTCTGGCCCGTCTTTTCACCCGCCCTTCCAATGTGCTGGTTCTTGACGAACCGACCAACGATCTGGATGCCGAGACTCTCGACCTGCTGGAGGAGTTGCTCATGGACTACCCGGGCACCCTGCTTCTGGTCAGCCATGATCGTGCCTTCCTCAACAACGTGGTCACCTCCAGCATAGCCTTTGAAGGCGATGGACAAGTTGCCGAATACGTAGGCGGTTACGACGACTGGCTTCGTCAGCGTCCTGAACGTAAACCTGAGCCAGTGAAGGCCTGCAAGCCCAAGGTTGAACCCACGCCCGACGCAAAACCCAAGAAGAAAAAGCTCTCCTACAAAGAAAAGTACGAATTGGAACAGAAGCGCGAACAGTTAAAAACCATGCCCGCGCTCATTGAGAAGCTGGAAACTGAGCTTGAAGCTCTCCATACGAAGATGGCTGATCCCAATTATTTCAAGCACTCAGCAGACGAAATGGCTTCAGACCAGAACCGTCTGGAAACTCTTGAAAAAGAACTCGAAAGTGCATATGAGACTTGGGAAGAACTTGAAGCCGCCCTTGAAGGCGTAGAACTGGACTAA